The proteins below are encoded in one region of Chroicocephalus ridibundus chromosome 9, bChrRid1.1, whole genome shotgun sequence:
- the TSC22D3 gene encoding TSC22 domain family protein 3 isoform X2 → MSTGMYQSPMEVAVYQLHNFSISFFSSLLGGDVVSVKLDNSASGASVVAIDNKIEQAMDLVKNHLMYAVREEVEVLKEQIKELLEKNSQLERENSLLKTLASPEQLEKFQSRLPAEVLCPEGQSPGAAAPAQHSGGSAV, encoded by the exons ATGAGCACCGGCATGTACCAGTCCCCCATGGAGGTGGCTGTCTACCAGCTCCACAacttctccatctcctttttctcctccctgctcgGGGGGGACGTGGTCTCCGTGAAGCTCGACAACAG CGCCTCCGGAGCCAGCGTGGTGGCCATCGACAACAAGATCGAGCAGGCAATG GATCTTGTGAAAAATCACCTTATGTACGCGGTGCGGGAGGAGGTGGAGGTCCTGAAAGAGCAAATTAAAGAACTGTTGGAGAAAAACTCCCAGCTGGAGCGTGAAAACAGCCTCCTGAAGACCCTTGCCAGCCCTGAGCAGCTGGAGAAGTTCCAGTCCCGGCTCCCCGCAGAGGTCTTGTGCCCggaggggcagagcccaggggcagCTGCCCCGGCCCAGCACTCCGGGGGCTCTGCGGTGTAA